In the genome of Brachyhypopomus gauderio isolate BG-103 unplaced genomic scaffold, BGAUD_0.2 sc76, whole genome shotgun sequence, one region contains:
- the LOC143491529 gene encoding uncharacterized protein LOC143491529: MCNAISYLGKDPDRPKGERVSENVVMKLVKPYLGKGRTVATDNFFTSFSLAEKLLEANTTLLGTINKIRREIPTEAKNTKGRDKFSTEVYRSHDALLTVYAPKANKVVCVLSTMHMHVRIADDRKKRPNTVTDYNRMKCAVDIMDQKVCSYTVRAGTRRWPIAVFYNILDLAAMNAHVLYTACTGSTGSRRVFLYALAGELRHRHLQEKELKKTPRPSPSPGKTTTCQVQSHCNRNHSINVCVECGNLPVHLPQM, translated from the exons ATGTGCAACGCCATTTCATATCtgggaaaggaccccgatcgtcccaagggtgaaagagtgtccgagaatgtggtTATGAAACTCgtgaagccatacctgggcaagggaAGAACTGTAGCCACGGACAATTTCTTCACATCTTTTTCACTGGCTGAAAAGTTGCTGGAGGCCAACACAACTCTGCTTGGGACGATAAATAAGATTCGACGGGAAATTCCCACGGAAGCCaaaaacaccaagggacgtGACAAGTTTTCAACAGAGGTGTACAGATCACATGATGCGCTGCTGACAGTGTATGCCCCCAAGGCTAATAAAGTCGTCTGCGTTCTCAGCACTATGCACATGCACGTGAGGATTGCCGACGACAGAAAAAAGAGGCCAAACACCgtgacggactacaaccggatgaag tgcgccgttgacatcatggatCAGAAGGTGTgttcatacacagtgcgcgcaggaacacgccggtggcccattgcagtgttttataacatacttgacctggcagcgatgaatgcgcatgttttgtacacggcatgcACGGGGTCCACAGGGAGCAGGAGAGTTTTTCTATATGCTCTTGCTGGGGAACTTCGTCATCGTCatctacaggaaaaggagttgaagaaaacgccacgtccttcgccttcACCTGGAAAGACGACCACATGTCAGGTGCAGTCACACTGCAACCGCAACCACAGCATCAACGTGTGTGTTGAATGCGGCAACCTGCCGGTacacctgccgcaaatgtaa